Within SAR324 cluster bacterium, the genomic segment CGAGCTTCCATTTCCAAAAAGGACCGGTTTTCCACAATCTTGTCTTAGCAGATGAGATCAACCGTGCTCCTGCCAAGGTTCAATCCGCGTTGTTGGAAGCGATGGGTGAGCGGCAGGTTACCGTAGGGCGAGAGACCTACCTGCTGCCAGAGCTATTTTTAGTAATGGCGACTCAGAATCCTCTTGAGCAAGAGGGTACCTATCCACTTCCAGAGGCTCAACTGGATCGTTTCCTCATGCTGGTACTGGTCGATTATCCTCAGGCTGAGGACGAGTTACGGATTCTCCAACTGGCTCGGCAGGAAACAGATCAAAACTTCTCCAAGCAACGCAAGAGCTATTTGCCCCTACCTCAAGAAGTAGTCTTTGCAGCCCGACAGGAAGTACTCTCAATCTATATTGTGCCAGAATTGGAGCGTTATCTGGTGGAATTAATACTAGCTACCCGTAAACCACAGCGATATTTACCAGAACTGGCTTCAAAGCTTCAGGTGGGAGCCAGTCCGAGAGGGACAATCGCCTTAGATGCCTGTGCACGCTCACGAGCCTGGTTACAGGGTAGAGATTTTGTCAGTCCGGATGATGTGCAGGAAATTTACGCAGACGTGCTACGTCACCGCATTTTACTGAGCTATGAAGCTGAGGCAGATGGTTGGACGGCAGATCAAATTCTTCAAAAACTACTGCAGCATGTGCCTGTTCCTTGACACATCAATTCAGGTCACCAAATCGATGCTGAAAGATCGTCATCGCAGATATGGCTGCCGTTTCTGTACGTAGAATTCTTGGACCTAGCGTAAGTGATCTAGCCTTTGCCTGATGTGCCAGTGCAATCTCAGAAGCATGCCATCCCCCCTCAGGGCCAATCCAAAGAGTGTGTTTTTGCCCCACCATTTCCTCTTTGGAAATCGGCCAATCCGAAGAATCTAGCAAAGGAGCAAAGATCCAATGCTGATCTGTGGCAGTCGTCTGGCCCAGTGCTGCTTCGAGTGATTGAAACCATGTCCAGGTTGGTGAAAACTGACGCCCTGACTGCTTGCAAGCTTCGCTCATGATGCGTTCCCAGCGCTGCTGAGTATTTATCGTAGGAGTTTCGGCACGACCGCTCGAAAATTCTCCTTGAAAGAGCACCACACGACTCACTCCCAGTTCCACACCTTTCTGGAGTATCAACTCCAAAGCTTTCTCTTTAGGCAAAGCCAACCACAACTCCAGCGATAACGGCGATGACTCCGGCACAACTATGGCTTCCAGAACCTCAAACTCTAATCGCTGTCTTATCTGGTTTAGCAGTTTCACACGAAATCGCTGTCCAAGCCGATCCTGCAATAGAAAGTCATCTCCTGGTCGTAAACGTCTAGATTGTCTGATATGCCGAACTTCCTCTCCTTCCATTTCAGCACACAGGGCAAGGCGCAGATCACCTTCAAATTTGAAATAAGCAGACATTTTGGACAAAACTTGTTGAAATACTATATACTGGTGGGAAAAAATCGGAAGAGGAGTTGCAACGAGGTACTTGATAACCTGTACCCCGTAGCATCTTGAAGAGAAGTTAGAGGCCCTTGCGGACGGCGACTTCCATTGGCGTCAATCGATGACGGCACTTCCGACGTATATAAAGCCGTTGGGTCGGAAGCAAATAACGTTTGGGCGTTTTCATAGATCCCCATATACAAGAGATTGCGACGAGCACTCATAGATAACACGAGTTTGTTATCGGCAGGAGATCACAGAACTTTAGTAGAATGATGAGGTAATATGCCGCGGGGAGGATTTCGAGAAGGCGCTGGGCGCAAGAAGGAATACACTGAACCAGTGCGAAAGATCCTGCTGGGCTTGCCTGAGTCGGTGCTGCAGGAGTTGGATCAATATGCTAATCAACGTAATTTATCACGTCCAAAAGCAATCGCTGCTTTGTTGAAACAAATCCATCGTCCAGAAGAACCAGCTCGGCAAAAAACACAACACAAAGTTGTCCTGCAGGAACTCAAGTCACTCCGAGAGAAACTCAAGAAGAGTTCCGACTGAGTTGAATTGCCTCCTCTACATCATCAGCAGAGTTTTTCTGCAACTGTTGGAGTCGCTGGCGAGATGCTTCAAAACGTCTTCTTGAGATACGCCGTTCAATGATGCCCAAGGTGACCATCGACACGAATATCATCAATATTAGCAACAATCCCATTTTTCCTGACCTCTAGGTTATAACTATGCTCTGGAAACTGTTTCTGGCCTTTACACTCATTCCTGTCAGTGAAATCTATATTCTGATCGCAATCGGGGGGCAGATTGGAATTCTACCTTCCATTGCTTTGGTCATTTTAACTGGAATTGTAGGAGCTAGTCTTGCTCGCAGTCAAGGACTACAGACCTTGGGACGAATTCGGGATTCTTTTCAACAGGGAGTGGTTCCGGGAGAAGAGTTGCTCAACGCTCTATTGATCGCCATCGCTGGGATTGTCTTGCTCACACCCGGATTTTTGACTGACGCTGCAGGGTTATTTTTGCTCATTCCAGCAACCCGAACTCTATGCCGAGAATGGCTTAAACGTCGCATAGAATTAGTATATGCTCAACGTAACGTGGGTAATGGTCCAATTATCTATGGCTAGGCATCTTCACTGATTTTCACGCAGGCAGCATGGACGCAAAATCTCCCGCCCTAATTGTACAGCAAGCCTCTAAGATACTGAGTCTGGAAACTGTCAAACGAGGCAAACGCCCGTATGACAACGCTTTGATCACAGAACAGTTGGATCTAGTGGAAAAGTTGGTGAGCAGGGATCATGCAAACGAATTGATTCAACTCTATCGTCTGCAAGATCCCAATGTGGATGGAACGTCTTGGCCACTGCGTTGAGGACAGTGACGCTTCACATGAACAGACTGGACAACCGAGGAGCAGGCTGTCCATTTCGGAAATCAGCGCCTGACATCAACTCCCGATGAAGCATCAGGCTCAATGGCACCGCTTGGGGTTGTGATCGCAAAAACAACTGGGACAGCGCAGGCTTCGGATCTTCCTCTGATTGAAAGTCCTTACCTGACATCAAACGAACCTTCGTCTTGGAAACCGTTTCCTGGGCAGTAACCGGACGATGATTCTCGGTGTTTTGAACGATCTGCAACAGCAGTTCACGTTCTCGCTGGTCTTGGCCGCGCTGCTCGATCAGACGTTCATTCATGTCGATCAGGCGGTTGTTCAGACCAATCAACCACTCTTGTTGTTGCGATTGCAACGGGTTGCTCTGCATTTTCGTCACTCCATGACTACTCGGTTCTCATCCTGAAAACCGTACTACATTGGGTACGCCCCCGCCCTGCCAAAGGAAGTACCAAACTAACTCTCTGATCCCAACATCTGGAGTCAGAACACAGCAAAAACTCGAGCTACTGGCTCCATGCCGCTAGCAACGCCGTGTTGAACGATTCTGGAAGAAACTTTGGTTTCAGAGAATTCATTAGGCGAGAATAAACCGGTTGGGAGGGTGCAGGGTCGATCAAAGCGTGTCGTGTCCAATGACAGACTGGTTAGCATCTTGCTGTTCTCTTAAGACTAGCCTGCCTCCGATGGCAGGTGGATTATGCGACAGATTTTGGATGACTCTGACGCTGATGGGATGGCTCAGACTAAGCACTCCCGCCGATGGGGAGTGCAAAAAACCTATGCAAAAAGGGTTCGGACTGCAAGAAAAAAATCTGACTTATTCAGATTTTTTTTATTTCTACAACTCTTCTAACTCAATTTCCCTCTCTGTTTCAGGATTAAAAGTCATCGCAGATGGCATTTTTCAGTAGCTAGCCGATGGATTTACAACAAGAACAACAGCAATGGTGGGCTCGCTGGCAAGAGGGACGTATCGGCTTCCATCTTCCAGAAGTCAATCCTCTACTTGTTCGCCATGTACACTCCCTGGCAACCGACACTCACCCCAATGAGACATCCTGTATTCTTGTCCCACTCTGTGGCAAATCAAAGGACTTGATCTGGCTTCAAAGACACTTTCATGAGGTCATCGGGGTGGAGTTAGTTCCTCAGGCTGTTAAGGCTTTTTTTGAAGAAAACCAAATCACTCCGACTCACTCCTTAAGAGATCCCTTCGCAACTTACCAATACGGCAATCTAACCTTGCTACAGGGTGATATCTTCCAAATGAGTTCCAAACATCTGGAGGATCAACCTATACAAGCGGTCTTTGATCGAGCTTCCCTGATTGCTCTACCTAATGAATTACGGAAAAATTATGTAGCGTTGCTCCGCAGTCTGGTTTCTCCCAACACGAAGCTGTTGTTGGTGACGCTCGCTTATGCAGACGGTGTGATCAGTGGTCCGCCACATTCAGTTCCAGAAAATGAAATCTTCGAGTTGTTTGCCTCCGCTGCCAACATCGAATTGCTGGGAAAACAAGACATTCTCACTGAATCTCCCAACTTCCAGAAAGCTGGGCTACGTTGGGCCTACGAAGCTGTTTACCTGATTACCTTCCCATGAAAATTCTTGCTGTCATCCCAGCTCGTTATGAGTCTTCACGATTCCCTGGCAAACCACTGGTTGACCTGCATGGGAAGCCAATGATTCAGCATGTATACGAGCGAGTTCAACAAGTTCCCTCAGTAGGTCAGGTCCTCGTAGCTACCGATGATGAACGTATCATCAACGCTGTCCAGGCTTTCGGTGGTCAAGCCTGCATGACTTCGCCTAATCACCCAACAGGGACAGATCGAATCGTGGAGGTGATTCAGAATCAGCCCTGTGAGTGGGTGCTCAACGTTCAGGGAGATGAACCAACCATCGCACCTGAAGTTTTAGAAACACTCATACAGCGTGCACTTGCAGATGGCAGTTGCCCCATGGCAACTCTTGTTTTTCGCAGTGATGATCCCAACACCTGGCAAGACCCACATGTCGTCAAGGCCATACTAGCACAAAATCAACGAGCTCTCTATTTTTCACGATCACCTGTACCTCATGTCCGAGATCAGGTGTTTCGTGGTTGCTGGAAGCACTTTGGGATCTACCTCTACCGCCGTGACTTCCTGCTGGAATTTGCCAACTGGCCCACAACCCCTCTTGAACAGCAAGAGCAGTTAGAACAATTGCGGGTTCTGGAAAATGGATATTCAATCCTTTGCGTAGAATCTCCTGTGGATAGCATTGGAGTAGATGTGCCAGAGGACCTTGCACACGTCGCTCAACTGATCACAACAGGAATGATCCAAGATTGATTATTACCAATTTAGATAATTTAAATTGTTCTTATTAAGAAAGCCCGTTGAATTTCACTACCTCAATCCCCTATTATGTAACTTATTACTATAAGTTACAGTTTTATCAGATCATCAACTTTTGCTAATTTTTTCAATAAAAATGAAGATTTTTGATCGTACTATTGTACTCGAAAAATATATTTTATAAGTTACAGTTACATTCTTGACAAGAACATATCTCTACTGAAATTGACTGGATTCTTCCTCCTAACTACGGTTTGTTTTTCTCTTGTGAAGACAAACCAAATCCTCATATTCATTTTTCAAATTTATCGAGAGACGTTCTATGGCACAATTAGATGCGATCTTAAGCCAAGGGGGCCAACCTGTCGAAGAGTTGGTCAAATTCGCAAATCCCCGATTTGGCAAAGAGCGCCTGCATCTACCCGGTCCTGATTGGACGAACAGGATTTGGCAACAAAGTGATCGCAATCCACAGGTTCTGCGATCTCTGGGTCAACTATACGGTACTGGACGTCTAGCAAATACGGGCTATCTCTCAATTCTACCCGTGGATCAAGGAATCGAGCATTCGGCGGGTGCTTCTTTTGCCGCCAACCCGAGCTACTTCGACCCTGAAAACATTATAAAATTAGCGATTGAAGCCGACTGTAACGCTGTTGCTTCCACTCTTGGTGTGCTTGGGATTGTTTCTCGCAAATACGCCCATCGCATTCCATTTCTGGTTAAACTCAACCACAACGAATTACTAAGCTATCCCAACCAACACGATCAGACGCTCTATGGCAGTGTGAAGCAGGCATGGAATATGGGTGCTGTGGCGATTGGGGCAACTGTCTACTTTGGCAGCCCAGATTCACGTCGACAACTCTGGGAAGTCTCGCAGATGTTTGCGGCAGCTCATGAACTGGGTATGGCAACTGTGCTTTGGTGCTACGTGCGCAACTCCGGCTTCTTCAAGGATGGAGTGAACTACGAAACAGCAGACGACTTGAGTTCCCAGGCCAATCATCTTGGTGTCACGATAGAAGCAGACATCATTAAGCAGAAACTCCCTGAAGTTTCCAACGGCTACGGTGCCGTCAAGTTTGGCAAGACCGATAAGAAAGTTTATGACTCACTGACCTCTGCACACCCTATCGACATGACCCGCTACCAAGTGCTCAATTGCTATGCCGGTCGGGCCTCCCTGATCAATTCGGGTGGAGACAGCAAGGGCAGCAGTGATCTGGGCGAAGCACTCTACACTGCTGTTGTCAACAAACGTGCTGGAGGCTCCGGCTTGATCCTAGGGCGAAAGGCTTTCAAACGAGAAATAGGTGAGGGTGTTGCCTTACTGCAATCCGTGCAGGATGTGTATCTTTGTGATCAAATCACTATTGCCTAATCTTGCCTTGGGGCAAGCTTGTCCGCCCCATTTCATCTGCTCCCCAGCAACCTAATGCCTGAATTACCTGAAGTTGAAACCGTTGTTCGTGGTCTACGTAGCTTGATCACTGGCCAGACAATCCAGCGGGTAGAAGTCTATCGTGAAAAAACAGTTCCAGGCTCCACTCCCCAAGCCTTTGCCGCTGCTGTTCAGGGATGCACTATTGAGAGCGTGACACGCAGAGCCAAGTACCTACTGTTTCAGCTTCAGCCTGAATCCTTATTACTAGGTCACTTACGAATGACGGGAAAATTTGTAGTCACAGATCCTCCTTCGGAGCCTGCTCCTCATGACCGAGCTTGGTTCTGGTTGGGTAATAGTCAGGTTTTGATATTTACCGACATGCGTAACTTTGGGACCTTAGAGCTCTTTCCCTCAGCAACTGAAATTCCCAAGCTGCAAGTACTAGGGCCAGAACCTCTTACAGAAGACTTCAATACTCGTTACCTATATCCCCGATTGAAAGCCAGTTCAAAAGAGATCAAACCGTTCCTACTGGATCAGCGACTGGTTGCTGGAATTGGCAATATCTACGCTTCTGAAATCCTATTCGCCTCTGGCGTGCTCCCTCAACGCAATTCACATTCTATGAAAAAGAAGGAAGTTCAGGCTGTCGTAGAAAATACTCGTCGGATTCTGCTGTCCGCTATCGAATATAACGGCACCTCAGTTTCTGATTTTCGGCAGGTTGATGAAAAGACCGGAGAGTTTCAGAATTTTCTGCAGGTCTACGACAAAGAGTCTCAGCCC encodes:
- a CDS encoding MoxR family ATPase; its protein translation is MSQLQQQFSKLQQHLNEAIIGQAQLTERILIALLANGHLLVEGAPGLAKTRAIRIVGDLLECNFHRIQFTPDLLPADITGTEIYRPQDASFHFQKGPVFHNLVLADEINRAPAKVQSALLEAMGERQVTVGRETYLLPELFLVMATQNPLEQEGTYPLPEAQLDRFLMLVLVDYPQAEDELRILQLARQETDQNFSKQRKSYLPLPQEVVFAARQEVLSIYIVPELERYLVELILATRKPQRYLPELASKLQVGASPRGTIALDACARSRAWLQGRDFVSPDDVQEIYADVLRHRILLSYEAEADGWTADQILQKLLQHVPVP
- the mutM gene encoding bifunctional DNA-formamidopyrimidine glycosylase/DNA-(apurinic or apyrimidinic site) lyase gives rise to the protein MSAPFHLLPSNLMPELPEVETVVRGLRSLITGQTIQRVEVYREKTVPGSTPQAFAAAVQGCTIESVTRRAKYLLFQLQPESLLLGHLRMTGKFVVTDPPSEPAPHDRAWFWLGNSQVLIFTDMRNFGTLELFPSATEIPKLQVLGPEPLTEDFNTRYLYPRLKASSKEIKPFLLDQRLVAGIGNIYASEILFASGVLPQRNSHSMKKKEVQAVVENTRRILLSAIEYNGTSVSDFRQVDEKTGEFQNFLQVYDKESQPCPRCAVPLQRIVQQQRSTFFCIGCQK
- a CDS encoding thiopurine S-methyltransferase translates to MDLQQEQQQWWARWQEGRIGFHLPEVNPLLVRHVHSLATDTHPNETSCILVPLCGKSKDLIWLQRHFHEVIGVELVPQAVKAFFEENQITPTHSLRDPFATYQYGNLTLLQGDIFQMSSKHLEDQPIQAVFDRASLIALPNELRKNYVALLRSLVSPNTKLLLVTLAYADGVISGPPHSVPENEIFELFASAANIELLGKQDILTESPNFQKAGLRWAYEAVYLITFP
- a CDS encoding FxsA family protein translates to MLWKLFLAFTLIPVSEIYILIAIGGQIGILPSIALVILTGIVGASLARSQGLQTLGRIRDSFQQGVVPGEELLNALLIAIAGIVLLTPGFLTDAAGLFLLIPATRTLCREWLKRRIELVYAQRNVGNGPIIYG
- the kdsB gene encoding 3-deoxy-manno-octulosonate cytidylyltransferase, translating into MKILAVIPARYESSRFPGKPLVDLHGKPMIQHVYERVQQVPSVGQVLVATDDERIINAVQAFGGQACMTSPNHPTGTDRIVEVIQNQPCEWVLNVQGDEPTIAPEVLETLIQRALADGSCPMATLVFRSDDPNTWQDPHVVKAILAQNQRALYFSRSPVPHVRDQVFRGCWKHFGIYLYRRDFLLEFANWPTTPLEQQEQLEQLRVLENGYSILCVESPVDSIGVDVPEDLAHVAQLITTGMIQD
- a CDS encoding RsmE family RNA methyltransferase, producing the protein MSAYFKFEGDLRLALCAEMEGEEVRHIRQSRRLRPGDDFLLQDRLGQRFRVKLLNQIRQRLEFEVLEAIVVPESSPLSLELWLALPKEKALELILQKGVELGVSRVVLFQGEFSSGRAETPTINTQQRWERIMSEACKQSGRQFSPTWTWFQSLEAALGQTTATDQHWIFAPLLDSSDWPISKEEMVGQKHTLWIGPEGGWHASEIALAHQAKARSLTLGPRILRTETAAISAMTIFQHRFGDLN
- a CDS encoding class I fructose-bisphosphate aldolase, with translation MAQLDAILSQGGQPVEELVKFANPRFGKERLHLPGPDWTNRIWQQSDRNPQVLRSLGQLYGTGRLANTGYLSILPVDQGIEHSAGASFAANPSYFDPENIIKLAIEADCNAVASTLGVLGIVSRKYAHRIPFLVKLNHNELLSYPNQHDQTLYGSVKQAWNMGAVAIGATVYFGSPDSRRQLWEVSQMFAAAHELGMATVLWCYVRNSGFFKDGVNYETADDLSSQANHLGVTIEADIIKQKLPEVSNGYGAVKFGKTDKKVYDSLTSAHPIDMTRYQVLNCYAGRASLINSGGDSKGSSDLGEALYTAVVNKRAGGSGLILGRKAFKREIGEGVALLQSVQDVYLCDQITIA